A window of the Choristoneura fumiferana chromosome 30, NRCan_CFum_1, whole genome shotgun sequence genome harbors these coding sequences:
- the LOC141444620 gene encoding uncharacterized protein isoform X1, producing MVYFNIPLFCIFAFLSVVENKKYDVEVEAQKLYGQNLALVLARFRKTADYLKILTDKAKDLNTELLEVAGQIWNYYVVKMRDEIKESVGLNTVSTTDEPTSPGSFRSMKKKVARRQDVTEINAEQQKKVDRIDNYQKLSNFLTLKERNEYKDLGFKYIGDAIHLIIEKMGVEVSTMKSTRMPDGGDPPKLRQRTTTEHARDHRAITSTYECQNNLLPGRKNLCREESGKKLNEVTKEPRAETVSVDSTGDKTR from the exons atggtGTACTTCAATATCCCATTGTTTTGTATATTCG CTTTCTTAAGTGTCGTAGAGAACAAGAAGTATGACGTCGAAGTGGAAGCTCAGAAATTGTATGGACAGAACCTAGCCCTGGTTCTTGCAAGGTTCAGAAAAACCGCtgattatttgaaaatattaacAGATAAG GCTAAAGACTTGAACACAGAACTGCTGGAGGTCGCTGGACAAATATGGAACTATTACGTGGTCAAGATGAGGGATGAAATAAAAGAGTCTGTTGGATTAAACACAGTCAGCACCACGGATGAGCCCACTAGCCCTGGAAG ttttagaagTATGAAGAAGAAGGTAGCAAGACGGCAAGATGTGACAGAGATAAATGCAGAACAGCAGAAGAAAGTGGATCGCATAGATAACTACCAGAAGTTGAGCAACTTTCTCACTCTGAAAGAACGAAACGAATATAAGGATCTCGGCTTCAAGTATATCgg GGACGCCATCCACTTGATCATAGAAAAAATGGGAGTGGAGGTTAGTACGATGAAAAGTACCCGAATGCCTGATGGTGGGGACCCCCCGAAACTGAGGCAGAGAACTACCACGGAGCATGCGCGCGACCATCGG gctataaccagtacttatgaatgtcaaaacaatCTACTACCGggtcggaaaaacctctgtcgagaagaatccggcaagaaactcaacgag GTTACAAAGGAGCCCCGGGCTGAAACGGTATCAGTGGACTCTACCGGCGATAAAACAAGATAG
- the LOC141444620 gene encoding uncharacterized protein isoform X2 produces the protein MVYFNIPLFCIFAFLSVVENKKYDVEVEAQKLYGQNLALVLARFRKTADYLKILTDKAKDLNTELLEVAGQIWNYYVVKMRDEIKESVGLNTVSTTDEPTSPGSFRSMKKKVARRQDVTEINAEQQKKVDRIDNYQKLSNFLTLKERNEYKDLGFKYIGDAIHLIIEKMGVEVSTMKSTRMPDGGDPPKLRQRTTTEHARDHRVTKEPRAETVSVDSTGDKTR, from the exons atggtGTACTTCAATATCCCATTGTTTTGTATATTCG CTTTCTTAAGTGTCGTAGAGAACAAGAAGTATGACGTCGAAGTGGAAGCTCAGAAATTGTATGGACAGAACCTAGCCCTGGTTCTTGCAAGGTTCAGAAAAACCGCtgattatttgaaaatattaacAGATAAG GCTAAAGACTTGAACACAGAACTGCTGGAGGTCGCTGGACAAATATGGAACTATTACGTGGTCAAGATGAGGGATGAAATAAAAGAGTCTGTTGGATTAAACACAGTCAGCACCACGGATGAGCCCACTAGCCCTGGAAG ttttagaagTATGAAGAAGAAGGTAGCAAGACGGCAAGATGTGACAGAGATAAATGCAGAACAGCAGAAGAAAGTGGATCGCATAGATAACTACCAGAAGTTGAGCAACTTTCTCACTCTGAAAGAACGAAACGAATATAAGGATCTCGGCTTCAAGTATATCgg GGACGCCATCCACTTGATCATAGAAAAAATGGGAGTGGAGGTTAGTACGATGAAAAGTACCCGAATGCCTGATGGTGGGGACCCCCCGAAACTGAGGCAGAGAACTACCACGGAGCATGCGCGCGACCATCGG GTTACAAAGGAGCCCCGGGCTGAAACGGTATCAGTGGACTCTACCGGCGATAAAACAAGATAG